GTTTTTTAGTGCCTAGTTTGTTTATATACATATATATGAAGAGAATAAGAAGTGAAGATTGAAATATAAGAAAAGCTTTCCCGTATTGCGGAAAGCTTTTCTTATATTCTTTTATATAGTACTTTATGAAGGCCAATCGGTTCAATTTCAAAGATTTCACCATGTTCCTGGAAGCCTAAGCGTTTGTAATAATCAGCTACAGTAATTCGGCCATTACACCATAATATATTTGCTTGACGCTCTTGCAAGACTTGTTCCGCCTTCTGAATTAAGGAGCTTCCAGCACGGTTGTTTCGAAATTCAGGTAATGTTGCCATTCCTCGTAGACGATAATGAATACCCGTTGGTAAGTCGGGATATATTTCTTTTGAGAAGGAAGCGATACTAATTAGTTCATCGTTTATAAATGCACCTAAGTGGAAGGTGTCTGTTTCATAATCGGAAGGATATTTACAATCTGCTAATGTTTGATTGGGGCGCAAAATTTTTTGACGTAATACGTAAGTTTCAGATCCCTCAATATTTTTCACGGTAATCATATTAACATCCTTTCTTATAAGGCTTTTTCTGTTAATTGTATAAAGAAATAGGCAGGTGCGGCGAGAAGTCCGAGTATGCTAGCAGTTCCAAGAAGGAGTGAAAGTAGGAGGCACGAATATTTTATTCCATTCGATTTTTTCCATCCGTAACTACAAATTTCAATACTAACACCGATGAGAATAATGGCAACGAGTATTTCCGCTAATAATAAAAGAGCTAAAGTTACAATAGACATAATGTGATCCACCCTCATAATATGTGATAGTTACATTTTACCATATGAAATGGAAAAAAATGCCCCTCAATTATGTGAGGGGCATTTTCTATTCTAATATGCTTTTTAGTGTATCGATATGTTCTTTTGAACCTGTTACAAGTAATGTATCACCGTGCTGTAGTCTCGTATCACCATGTGGAATTAATGCTTTATTCCCACGATAAATTTGAATGACTAGTACATCACCTAAAAAAGGAAGGCGGCGAAGTGCCACGCCGTTATATTTATTGCTTCGTAGTTCAACTTCACGGACCGTTTCGTTAGCTGTTGTAATTAAGCGAACGAGACTCGGTTTATCAATAAGTGCACGTAATAGAATACGTGTAGAGTTAATTGTTGAGAATACAGCGATATGCTCTTGTGTTGCTTTTTCTTGTAGAAGTGGATCTTCTACGCTTGCAATAACATGTTCAACACCTAGTTCTTTTGCGTGTTCTGCTAATAATAAGTTTTGCTCATCATCACTTGTTGCAACAACAACGCGGTCTGCGTTAAATGCTGTTTGTTCAGTTAATGATGCGATTGTGATGTCATCTAATTTTACGATAGGGAAGTCATGTGATTTTGCTTCCTCATCATTTATTTTATTTTGACGCATCATATAAAGCGTTACGTCATAATCTTCTCGTTTTAAATCAAGTGATAACGGAAGGGTAATTCTGCTCGCGCCAATAATAGAAACCTTTGGTTTTGATGTTTCTACTTTTGGGAACATCTTTTTAAATAATATAGGTGCAAAAATACAAGTAATAACTGCACTTAAAATAAGCGAAGCAGATAAACTTGGACTGATGATTCCTAGTTTTTCACCAATTTGTGCAGCAGCAATAACTAAAGAAAGTGTTGATGTTAATAAGATGGCACTTCCCAGTACGATATTACGTGGATACCATTTTCGTAAAACGAGTGATGGTAGCAGCTTCGAGATAAAGAGTCCCACAATTAAAATTGGGATCATTAGCATGCTAGAAGGTTCTTTAAAAATAGACCAAACCTCTAAATTTACACCGACCATTACGAAGAAAATAGGAATGAAGAAACCATATCCGATAGAATCTAGTTTTTCAACCATATCTTCATTTGGTGATAATAATGATACGAGTACCCCTGCTAAGAAGGCACCTAAAATATTTTCAGCTCCAACGGATTCAGATAACCCAACTAATATTAAGATGAGTGCAAAAACAGCTCGTGTATCAATTTGTACACTACCAGCTTTTAAGCTATCTAAGTATGGAATGTTTTTAAAGCGTTTTGCAACGAAGTAAATAACAATACCAGCGCCGAATAGAAGAAGAAGGAGCCACATGCTTTGGCCGCTTTCAGAATTTAATCCGACGAATACAGCGAGTAAAATCATTGTAACTAAATCTGCAATAACAGCGACTAATAAAATGATTTGTCCGATTGCCGTTTTTCCTAAGTTATTCTCTTTTAATGTCGGTACGACAACCCCTAAAGAAATAGTTGAAATAATTAAAGTCATGAACATTGCATTATCTACAAATCCTAGCCATACGAATAGTAATGATAGGGCATAAGATAAGATGAAAATAAAGAAGAAGATAATACTTGCTGCTTGAAATGTGTTCGGTTCGTTTGTCGTATTCTTTTTCCCTTTTTGTTTAAAGATAGAAAAATCAATTTCTAAACCGCTTAAAAACATAAGGAAGATAAATCCTAGTGTTGATAAGACTTGAAGCCACATATCTGGCTCAATAATATTAAACCCACTTTTACCTACAAAGATTCCTGCGATGATTTCTGCAACAACGACAGGAAGTGCTTTTAATTTAAAGCGTTGTAACAAAAGGGGAACGAAAAACGCGATTGCAACGACAACCATAAGTGATAGAACAGAAGTGTGATGTTCCATTGCGTTCTCTCCCTTCAAATAAATATAGTACTTATTTAGCCATATAATAGGTAGAAAAGCAACGCATATGGATTCGATTTCATAAAGAAAGAGTTTTCTTAACATTTGTCATAATAAGTATATTTTTCATGATTCTGTTGTTAATTCCGTAATGTGGATGTAATAGGGGAAGTAATAAAAAAAGACTGCTGAGAAATCTCAGCAGTCTTTTCATGTACATTAC
This Bacillus paramycoides DNA region includes the following protein-coding sequences:
- a CDS encoding GNAT family N-acetyltransferase is translated as MITVKNIEGSETYVLRQKILRPNQTLADCKYPSDYETDTFHLGAFINDELISIASFSKEIYPDLPTGIHYRLRGMATLPEFRNNRAGSSLIQKAEQVLQERQANILWCNGRITVADYYKRLGFQEHGEIFEIEPIGLHKVLYKRI
- a CDS encoding DUF4022 family protein, whose amino-acid sequence is MRVDHIMSIVTLALLLLAEILVAIILIGVSIEICSYGWKKSNGIKYSCLLLSLLLGTASILGLLAAPAYFFIQLTEKAL
- a CDS encoding monovalent cation:proton antiporter family protein is translated as MEHHTSVLSLMVVVAIAFFVPLLLQRFKLKALPVVVAEIIAGIFVGKSGFNIIEPDMWLQVLSTLGFIFLMFLSGLEIDFSIFKQKGKKNTTNEPNTFQAASIIFFFIFILSYALSLLFVWLGFVDNAMFMTLIISTISLGVVVPTLKENNLGKTAIGQIILLVAVIADLVTMILLAVFVGLNSESGQSMWLLLLLFGAGIVIYFVAKRFKNIPYLDSLKAGSVQIDTRAVFALILILVGLSESVGAENILGAFLAGVLVSLLSPNEDMVEKLDSIGYGFFIPIFFVMVGVNLEVWSIFKEPSSMLMIPILIVGLFISKLLPSLVLRKWYPRNIVLGSAILLTSTLSLVIAAAQIGEKLGIISPSLSASLILSAVITCIFAPILFKKMFPKVETSKPKVSIIGASRITLPLSLDLKREDYDVTLYMMRQNKINDEEAKSHDFPIVKLDDITIASLTEQTAFNADRVVVATSDDEQNLLLAEHAKELGVEHVIASVEDPLLQEKATQEHIAVFSTINSTRILLRALIDKPSLVRLITTANETVREVELRSNKYNGVALRRLPFLGDVLVIQIYRGNKALIPHGDTRLQHGDTLLVTGSKEHIDTLKSILE